Proteins from one Nomia melanderi isolate GNS246 chromosome 3, iyNomMela1, whole genome shotgun sequence genomic window:
- the LOC116434045 gene encoding LOW QUALITY PROTEIN: uncharacterized protein LOC116434045 (The sequence of the model RefSeq protein was modified relative to this genomic sequence to represent the inferred CDS: deleted 2 bases in 2 codons) yields MNIEEEPAEETASDGEGHNERRGRGRPRTDEAWLMDRKKGRRRRKEEKEERRKTDESDAEWTLLAGGGGGGEEGRGGRGGGGDGGGGDEGETVEEGEHGKEAEKEKEKVGRGRSKRKKERSERERERQIERKREEKRGGRTRSSPDGYECGKAERRNSKIVENVYAPSGWPRFSQDLLSRQHFSLSSAPRAQCIGKRCSAARSRRKSQIRKLNNID; encoded by the exons ATGAATATCGAAGAAGAACCAGCAGAAGAG ACGGCCAGCGACGGAGAGGGGCATAATGAACGACGGGGGCGAGGGAGACCAAGAACGGACGAAGCCTGGCTGATGGATAGAAAGAAagggaggaggagaagaaaggaggagaaggaggaaagACGGAAAACGGATGAGTCAGACGCGGAATGGACTCTACTTG CTGGCGGAGGAGGCGGTGGAGAAGAAGGAAGAGGTGGTAGAGGCGGAGGCGGAGACGGGGGTGGAGGTGACGAAGGAGAGACGGTCGAGGAAGGGGAACACGGGAAGGAGGcagaaaaggagaaggaaaaggTGGGCAGAGGCAGATCGAAACGcaagaaagaaagaagcgaG agagaaagagagagacaaatcgaaaggaaaagagaggaaaaaagaggaggaagaacTCG CAGTTCGCCCGATGGTTACGAATGCGGCAAGGCCGAGAGAAGGAACAGTAAAATTGTGGAGAATGTGTACGCGCCATCAGGGTGGCCTAGATTCAGTCAAGACCTGCTTTCTAGGCAGCATTTCTCTTTATCATCGGCACCG CGAGCACAATGTATAGGTAAACGTTGCTCGGCTGCC CGATCCCGGAGAAAATCTCAG ATAAGAAAGCTGAACAACATCGATTAA
- the LOC116434039 gene encoding uncharacterized protein LOC116434039 isoform X43, which yields MEDDQQFCLRWNNHQSTLIQNFDTLLESGTLVDCTLAAEGKYLKAHKVVLSACSPYFEGLLSQHYDKHPVFILKDVKFKELKAMMDYMYRGEVTISRDQLAALVNAAESLQIKGLSESKTGGICKTDCRQQKVVPQATAPSLDIPHASSGLTIEKNKVPRQSMAQGSLGDLPEDSASPQVPKGLSSREGSQSPISRKKKRSRRSIGEDNSVENHESNSSDVPQQMGIPALGIAPVADEKTHADPTDSLGRSALMTQLTKPADEMLQLPLEKPEPNDSLIEPKSEYLEDPEESVEDLTLDDDMNDLNEMDGDNNRAGPSHDPSQQPGGGAGARSRSRGNWGGGGGGAVWASHFLECKKGPNTRRPRPDADVGALLKSLENKHGRKYSLDSVKMSLEAILQQGVSTTQASEMYGINRSTLQFYLKKLNVSRRRWRQQPSNLIQPRQA from the exons ATGGAAGACGACCAGCAGTTCTGTTTGAGGTGGAACAACCACCAAAGCACACTAATTCAAAATTTCGACACACTTCTCGAAAGCGGGACGCTGGTCGACTGCACCTTGGCGGCGGAGGGGAAATACTTAAAGGCCCATAAAGTAGTTCTCTCCGCGTGCAGTCCCTATTTTGAG GGCCTCCTCAGCCAGCATTATGACAAACACCCAGTCTTCATACTCAAAGATGTTaagtttaaagaattaaaagcGATGATGGACTACATGTACAGGGGAGAAGTTACTATCTCCCGAGACCAATTGGCAGCACTCGTCAATGCCGCCGAGTCTCTACAAATAAAAGGTttatcggagagtaaaacgggTGGTATCTGTAAGACGGACTGTAGGCAACAAAAGGTCGTTCCACAAGCAACGGCCCCGTCGTTAGACATTCCACACGCGTCTTCCGGGCTcacaatagaaaaaaataaagttcCTAGGCAGAGTATGGCACAAGGTTCCCTCGGGGACCTGCCTGAAGACTCGGCCAGTCCCCAAGTACCTAAGGGTCTCTCCTCGAG AGAGGGCTCTCAAAGTCCAATatcgaggaaaaagaaaagatctAGAAGAAGTATCGGTGAAGATAATTCTGTTGAGAACCACGAGTCAAATTCGAGTGATGTGCCCCAACAAATGGGTATTCCTGCACTTGGTATCGCCCCGGTCGCAGACGAGAAGACGCACGCAGACCCCACAGACTCGCTCGGCAGGTCAGCCTTAATGACGCAGCTGACGAAACCCGCGGACGAAATGCTACAG CTGCCACTTGAGAAGCCCGAGCCAAATGATAGTCTCATCGAGCCAAAGTCTGAATATCTCGAAGATCCGGAGGAGAGCGTCGAAGACCTGACGCTCGATGACGATATGAATGACCTGAATGAAATGGATGGCGATAATAACAGAGCAGGACCGTCCCACGACCCCTCCCAACAGCCTG GTGGGGGGGCGGGAGCGCGGTCTCGGTCGAGAGGGAATTggggtggtggtggcggtggtgcCGTCTGGGCGTCCCATTTCCTCGAATGTAAAAAAGGGCCGAATACGAGGCGGCCACGCCCAGACGCTGACGTAGGCGCGTTGCTTAAATCGCTGGAGAACAAACATGGCAGAAAGTATAGTTTAGACTCGGTTAAAATGTCCCTGGAGGCAATATTGCAGCAGGGGGTTAGCACCACACAGGCATCAGAGATGTATGGCATTAATCGCTCGACCCTGCAGTTCTATTTGAAAAAGTTGAACGTCAGCAGGAGGAGATGGAGACAACAGCCTAGTAACCTGATCCAGCCTAGGCAGGCTTAG